A region from the Thermanaeromonas toyohensis ToBE genome encodes:
- the lysS gene encoding lysine--tRNA ligase, which yields MEIDNELIRVRLEKLSALRQAGIEPYGGRYERTHSTRDIIEHFEELDGQEVSIAGRLRAIREHGKATFADLYDQEGRIQIYVKVDQVGEEAYRLFTQQLDIGDILGVRGRVFRTRRGEISVEVNQFTILCKSLRPLPEKWHGLKDVDLRYRQRYLDLIVNPEVRQVFITRAKILKAIRSFLDQRGFLEVETPSMHTIPGGAAARPFITHHNALDIDLYLRIALELHLKRLLVGGLEKVYEMGRIFRNEGISTKHNPEFTMLELYQAYADYHDMMELLEQMVAYVAREAVGTTTVEYQGHILELAPPWPRVTMLEALEKYTGIDFGCLNEEEARRAAERLGLELKPGLNRGKIITEVFEAFVEPHLIQPIFILDYPVEVSPLAKRKVDNPDLTYRFEAFIAGRELANAFSELNDPLDQRERFEAQLKERAAGDEEAHMMDEDFLRALEYGMPPAGGLGLGIDRLVMILTDSPSIRDVILFPTMRPRED from the coding sequence TTGGAAATAGACAATGAGTTAATTCGGGTAAGGTTAGAAAAGCTTTCTGCTTTACGCCAAGCAGGTATCGAGCCTTATGGGGGACGCTATGAACGTACTCATTCTACCCGGGATATTATTGAGCACTTTGAAGAGCTCGACGGCCAGGAAGTAAGCATAGCAGGAAGGCTGCGGGCTATCCGGGAACATGGCAAAGCCACTTTCGCCGACCTATATGATCAGGAGGGCCGTATTCAGATTTACGTAAAAGTTGACCAGGTAGGGGAAGAGGCCTACCGTCTTTTCACCCAGCAGTTGGATATCGGAGATATCCTGGGGGTGCGGGGAAGGGTTTTTCGCACCCGGCGAGGCGAGATCTCTGTTGAGGTAAACCAGTTTACCATCTTGTGCAAGAGCTTACGCCCCCTTCCTGAAAAATGGCATGGCCTTAAGGATGTGGATTTGCGCTACCGGCAGCGGTATTTAGATTTAATTGTTAACCCAGAAGTACGCCAGGTGTTTATAACCCGAGCCAAGATTTTGAAAGCTATCCGCTCGTTTCTAGATCAGAGGGGATTTCTAGAAGTAGAGACCCCCAGCATGCATACCATTCCTGGGGGGGCGGCAGCCCGTCCTTTCATTACCCACCACAATGCTTTAGACATAGATCTTTACCTCCGTATCGCTTTAGAACTCCATTTGAAACGACTCCTCGTAGGCGGGCTGGAGAAGGTTTACGAGATGGGCCGTATTTTCCGCAACGAGGGGATCTCTACCAAGCACAACCCGGAATTTACCATGTTGGAGCTCTACCAGGCTTATGCTGATTACCATGATATGATGGAATTATTGGAGCAGATGGTAGCCTATGTAGCCCGGGAAGCGGTGGGAACTACTACTGTGGAGTACCAAGGACATATATTGGAGCTCGCCCCTCCATGGCCTCGGGTAACCATGCTGGAGGCTTTAGAAAAGTATACAGGAATCGATTTTGGGTGTTTAAATGAGGAAGAAGCCCGAAGAGCAGCAGAACGATTAGGGCTTGAGCTTAAGCCGGGCTTAAACCGGGGAAAGATCATAACCGAAGTCTTTGAAGCCTTTGTGGAACCTCACCTTATACAGCCTATATTTATATTGGATTATCCTGTAGAGGTTTCCCCTTTGGCCAAGAGGAAAGTAGATAATCCGGATTTAACTTATCGCTTTGAGGCTTTTATAGCCGGGCGAGAATTGGCCAATGCTTTCTCGGAGTTAAACGATCCCCTAGATCAGAGGGAACGTTTTGAGGCCCAGCTTAAGGAGCGCGCCGCAGGTGACGAAGAAGCCCATATGATGGATGAAGATTTCCTAAGAGCCCTTGAATACGGTATGCCCCCTGCTGGCGGCTTAGGCTTAGGTATAGACCGGCTGGTTATGATACTTACCGATTCTCCTTCTATCCGGGATGTAATCTTGTTCCCTACTATGCGGCCCCGGGAGGATTAG
- the greA gene encoding transcription elongation factor GreA: protein MPEKEVLLTLGGLKKLEEELEYLKSVKRREVAERIKEAIGFGDLSENSEYEDAKNEQAFIEGRILALEKTLRHARVIDTQELPDNVVSLGSKVTVKDVDSGEELTYEIVGSLEADPGEMRISAQSPVGKALLGREVGTLVEIQVPDGTLRYQILSISK, encoded by the coding sequence ATGCCAGAAAAAGAAGTACTTCTTACCCTCGGCGGTCTGAAAAAGCTAGAGGAAGAACTAGAATACTTGAAATCCGTTAAGAGGCGAGAAGTAGCAGAGCGCATAAAAGAAGCCATAGGCTTTGGAGACTTAAGCGAAAACTCGGAGTACGAAGACGCTAAAAATGAACAAGCTTTCATCGAAGGGCGGATTTTAGCCTTAGAGAAAACCTTACGCCATGCCCGAGTAATCGACACCCAGGAGTTGCCGGATAACGTTGTCTCCTTAGGGTCTAAAGTCACGGTTAAAGATGTGGATAGCGGAGAAGAACTGACTTACGAGATAGTAGGCTCATTGGAAGCAGATCCTGGGGAAATGCGCATATCTGCTCAATCGCCTGTGGGCAAGGCCCTTTTAGGCCGCGAGGTAGGAACCCTTGTAGAAATTCAGGTACCAGACGGGACTCTTCGTTATCAAATCCTAAGTATTAGTAAATGA
- a CDS encoding basic amino acid ABC transporter substrate-binding protein, producing the protein MKTFLRNIIFLAAAIVLAVAIVGCGQSSSKKGANKEGSDKQQSQSKPKYVVATEASFAPFEFRDDKTGQYVGFDIELMKALAEVQGFDVEFKDMGFDGIIAAVKTGNVDMAISAISIDDDRKQQVDFSLPYYQSGLSVAVRADNNTIKGFQDLKGKRIAVQIGTTGAKYVKNNIEGAQVTEYNTVNDAFMELINGGVDAFVNDYPVSLYFIKQGNTKVKIVGDLANSEFYGIAIPKGKAELLQKVNEGLKKLKESGKYSEIYRKWFGENPPDFLPGEPPNKP; encoded by the coding sequence GTGAAAACATTTTTAAGGAACATAATCTTCTTAGCCGCGGCTATAGTGTTGGCGGTAGCTATTGTAGGCTGCGGACAAAGCAGTTCTAAGAAAGGGGCGAACAAAGAGGGCTCTGACAAGCAGCAGAGCCAGTCCAAGCCCAAATATGTAGTGGCTACTGAAGCGTCTTTTGCTCCTTTCGAATTTCGGGACGATAAGACAGGTCAGTATGTAGGGTTCGATATCGAGCTTATGAAGGCCTTGGCGGAAGTCCAAGGTTTCGACGTAGAATTTAAGGATATGGGCTTTGACGGCATCATAGCGGCGGTGAAAACCGGAAATGTAGATATGGCCATCTCCGCCATAAGCATCGATGACGATAGGAAACAACAGGTAGACTTCTCTTTACCTTACTACCAGTCCGGACTGAGCGTGGCCGTACGGGCGGACAATAACACCATCAAAGGTTTTCAGGATCTTAAGGGTAAAAGGATAGCCGTACAGATCGGCACTACCGGGGCCAAATACGTCAAGAACAACATAGAGGGGGCCCAGGTGACCGAATATAATACGGTTAACGATGCTTTTATGGAGCTAATTAATGGCGGAGTAGATGCCTTTGTAAACGACTATCCCGTGTCTCTTTATTTCATCAAGCAGGGCAACACTAAGGTAAAGATTGTGGGAGACTTAGCCAACAGCGAATTTTACGGTATTGCTATCCCCAAGGGTAAAGCTGAATTGCTGCAGAAAGTTAACGAGGGGCTTAAGAAACTCAAGGAGAGCGGTAAATACAGTGAAATCTACCGCAAGTGGTTCGGCGAAAACCCACCTGATTTCCTCCCTGGCGAACCCCCAAATAAACCTTAA
- a CDS encoding amino acid ABC transporter permease: MGLILKSLPYLLMGAVETLKITIFAVSLGTIFGLIVGLGRISGQRVIRFLAACYVDFLRGTPLLVQVFIVYFGFPQLLEQLGSPVTRIPPFVAAIIAFSLNSGAYVAEIFRAGIQSIHRGQMEAARSLGMTPTQAMRYVILPQAFRRVIPPLGNEFIALLKDTSLLSVIGIVELTRRGQIIIASTFRPFEIWFTVALIYLVLTFSISRLVDFLERRLDINDDKR, translated from the coding sequence TTGGGATTGATCTTGAAGTCCCTCCCCTATTTGCTCATGGGGGCTGTGGAAACCTTAAAGATAACCATTTTTGCCGTCTCTTTAGGGACTATATTCGGTCTTATTGTGGGATTGGGGAGAATATCGGGTCAAAGAGTTATCCGGTTCTTGGCTGCATGCTATGTGGATTTCCTACGGGGCACCCCTCTTCTGGTGCAGGTTTTTATCGTGTATTTCGGTTTTCCTCAGTTGCTAGAACAATTGGGCTCGCCCGTTACTCGTATTCCTCCCTTTGTAGCCGCTATTATTGCTTTCAGTCTCAACAGTGGTGCTTACGTGGCAGAGATATTTCGGGCCGGGATTCAATCCATCCATAGGGGACAAATGGAGGCTGCCCGGAGCCTGGGTATGACCCCGACACAGGCTATGAGATATGTTATCCTACCCCAGGCTTTCAGACGGGTGATCCCGCCTCTGGGAAACGAGTTTATCGCCCTGCTCAAAGATACCTCTTTGCTTTCCGTAATCGGTATAGTCGAACTCACCCGTAGGGGGCAGATAATAATAGCTAGCACCTTTAGACCCTTTGAGATCTGGTTTACTGTAGCCCTTATCTACTTGGTCTTAACCTTTTCTATCTCGCGCCTGGTAGACTTCTTAGAAAGGAGATTAGACATAAACGATGATAAGCGTTAG
- a CDS encoding radical SAM protein: MASYPGYLDKLKGGRLKEIALELMDLLKDCTVCPHHCHVNRQKGEKGFCRAGFEVEIGGYGPHFGEEPPLVGRGGSGTIFFSHCNLACVFCQNYEISRGWQSEKVSLEKLARIMLALQERGCHNINLVTPSHYVPQIIAALAIAAEQGLRLPLVYNCGGYEETATLRAIEGIIDIYMPDFKYADAEVGRRLSKVPDYPQVAQEAIKEMHRQVGDLELDEGGIARKGLIIRHLVLPGGLAGTKEVLEFIAREISPYSYINIMSQYYPAGEAHRYPLLTRRITTEEYREALRLAYEASPHFRLAD, encoded by the coding sequence ATGGCGAGCTACCCGGGCTACTTGGATAAGCTTAAGGGAGGCAGACTCAAGGAAATAGCTTTAGAATTAATGGATCTCCTTAAGGACTGCACTGTCTGCCCCCATCATTGTCATGTGAACCGGCAGAAAGGGGAGAAGGGATTCTGCCGAGCAGGTTTTGAGGTAGAGATAGGGGGTTACGGTCCCCACTTTGGGGAGGAGCCTCCCTTAGTTGGCCGGGGAGGATCGGGGACTATATTTTTTAGCCACTGCAATTTGGCTTGCGTTTTCTGCCAGAATTACGAGATCAGCCGGGGTTGGCAGAGTGAAAAGGTTTCCTTAGAGAAACTTGCGCGTATCATGCTAGCCTTGCAAGAGCGGGGTTGCCACAATATCAATCTAGTTACTCCTTCCCATTATGTTCCCCAGATAATAGCAGCTTTAGCCATAGCAGCAGAACAGGGTTTACGTTTACCGTTAGTATATAACTGTGGAGGTTATGAGGAAACGGCAACCTTAAGGGCCATTGAGGGTATCATAGATATTTATATGCCTGATTTTAAATATGCCGATGCTGAAGTGGGTCGGCGCTTATCCAAGGTTCCTGATTATCCTCAGGTAGCCCAAGAGGCCATTAAAGAAATGCACCGCCAGGTGGGGGATCTGGAATTGGATGAGGGAGGTATAGCGAGAAAGGGGCTCATCATCCGGCATTTGGTTTTACCTGGAGGCCTAGCCGGTACTAAAGAGGTTTTAGAGTTTATCGCCCGGGAGATATCCCCTTACTCTTATATCAATATCATGAGCCAGTATTACCCAGCAGGGGAGGCCCACCGTTATCCTCTTCTCACTAGGCGGATTACAACGGAGGAGTATAGAGAGGCCCTGCGCCTGGCCTATGAAGCTAGCCCCCATTTCCGGTTGGCAGATTAA
- a CDS encoding amino acid ABC transporter ATP-binding protein, translated as MISVRGLKKSFGRLEVLRGIDCDIASGEVVVIIGPSGSGKSTFLRCLNLLEEPTEGSIVIDGVELTDPSTNINQVRQKVGMVFQSFNLFPHKNVLENITLAPIVVKKLDRAAAEAQAYELLRKVGLEDKAKAYPDQLSGGQQQRVAIARALAMQPKVMLFDEPTSALDPEMVGEVLGVMRDLAREGMTMVVVTHEMGFAREVGHRVMFMDEGKIVEEGSPEKIFNCPENPRTKAFLSKIL; from the coding sequence ATGATAAGCGTTAGGGGGTTGAAGAAAAGCTTCGGCCGTCTGGAGGTATTAAGGGGTATAGATTGTGACATAGCTTCTGGAGAAGTGGTGGTTATAATAGGTCCGAGCGGTTCAGGTAAAAGTACCTTTCTCCGGTGTCTTAACTTGCTAGAGGAACCTACGGAAGGCTCTATAGTTATTGATGGAGTAGAACTGACTGATCCTTCAACCAATATTAACCAGGTACGCCAAAAGGTGGGTATGGTTTTCCAAAGTTTTAACCTTTTTCCCCACAAAAATGTTCTGGAGAACATAACCTTGGCTCCCATAGTGGTAAAGAAGCTCGATAGGGCAGCGGCTGAGGCACAAGCTTACGAGCTTCTTAGAAAAGTAGGCCTGGAGGATAAGGCCAAGGCTTACCCCGACCAGCTCTCCGGGGGTCAGCAACAGAGAGTAGCCATCGCCCGGGCCCTGGCCATGCAACCTAAAGTTATGCTTTTCGATGAACCTACATCTGCCCTTGACCCTGAGATGGTAGGAGAAGTTTTAGGAGTTATGCGGGATCTAGCTCGAGAGGGAATGACTATGGTAGTGGTAACTCACGAAATGGGTTTTGCCCGCGAGGTGGGTCACCGGGTGATGTTTATGGACGAAGGTAAGATCGTAGAAGAGGGTTCCCCGGAAAAGATCTTTAACTGCCCTGAGAATCCTCGTACTAAAGCTTTCTTAAGTAAGATTCTTTAG